A genomic region of uncultured Paludibaculum sp. contains the following coding sequences:
- a CDS encoding acyl-CoA dehydrogenase, which produces MTTEPVVRPLTVLSEEDQLFRNTVRQFARKELAPKVREMDEAGLFDKRLLAQCFELGLMGIEIPEEYGGQGGTFVQALIAIEEIAAVDPSAGVIVDVQNTLVNNAVIRWSTTGQKQRWLPRLAQDTTASYALSEAGAGSDAFALTTRAVEDNEDYVLTGRKLWITNAYEAGLYLVFATVNPDAGYKGITCFVVERGIPGFTVGRKEDKLGIRASSTCELILDSVRVPKANILGEIGKGYKIAIETLNEGRIGIGAQMTGLAQGALTHAIAYAKQRKQFGKAIAEFQAIQFDLARMATDVETSRLLVYNAARLRDAGRPFLKEAAMAKYWSSQVAETVASRAVEIFGGVGFTKDYPVEKLYRDAKIGRIYEGTSNMQMLTIAKQLLS; this is translated from the coding sequence ATGACGACTGAGCCTGTGGTCCGTCCGCTCACTGTGCTGAGCGAAGAAGACCAACTCTTCCGCAACACCGTTCGCCAGTTCGCCCGAAAGGAACTCGCACCCAAGGTCCGCGAGATGGATGAAGCCGGTCTCTTTGACAAGCGGCTACTCGCGCAGTGCTTCGAACTGGGGCTGATGGGCATCGAGATCCCAGAGGAGTACGGCGGCCAGGGCGGCACGTTCGTGCAGGCGCTGATCGCGATTGAAGAGATCGCCGCCGTGGACCCCAGCGCCGGAGTGATCGTCGATGTGCAGAACACGCTGGTCAACAACGCCGTGATCCGTTGGTCGACCACCGGGCAGAAGCAGCGCTGGCTGCCGCGTCTCGCCCAGGACACCACCGCGTCCTATGCGCTGTCGGAGGCTGGAGCCGGGTCGGACGCCTTCGCCCTGACGACGCGCGCCGTGGAAGACAATGAGGATTACGTCCTCACCGGCCGGAAGCTCTGGATCACGAATGCTTACGAAGCCGGCCTTTACCTTGTCTTCGCCACGGTGAACCCCGATGCCGGCTACAAAGGCATCACCTGCTTCGTTGTCGAGCGGGGCATACCCGGCTTTACCGTGGGCCGCAAGGAAGACAAGCTTGGTATTCGGGCGTCTTCCACCTGTGAGTTGATTCTCGACTCGGTGCGCGTGCCCAAGGCAAACATCCTTGGCGAGATCGGCAAGGGCTACAAGATCGCCATCGAGACTTTGAACGAGGGCCGCATCGGCATCGGCGCCCAGATGACCGGGCTCGCCCAGGGTGCCCTCACTCACGCCATCGCCTACGCCAAGCAGCGGAAGCAGTTCGGCAAAGCCATTGCCGAGTTCCAGGCGATCCAATTCGACCTGGCCCGCATGGCCACCGACGTGGAGACTTCACGCCTGCTGGTGTACAACGCCGCCCGCCTGCGCGACGCCGGCCGGCCCTTCCTCAAGGAGGCGGCCATGGCCAAGTATTGGTCCTCCCAGGTGGCCGAAACCGTCGCTTCCCGAGCCGTCGAGATCTTCGGAGGTGTCGGATTCACCAAGGATTACCCGGTGGAGAAGCTCTACCGTGACGCCAAGATCGGCCGCATCTACGAGGGCACCAGCAACATGCAGATGCTCACCATCGCCAAGCAACTTCTCTCGTAA